The following are encoded together in the Monodelphis domestica isolate mMonDom1 chromosome 5, mMonDom1.pri, whole genome shotgun sequence genome:
- the LOC100019753 gene encoding caspase-6-like, whose product MTTRDACGRDFSAPGDAEQNATEIDAFFKSKPLDPAEQYKMDHKRRGVALIFNHERFFWHLTLPERRGTRADRDNLRQRLSDLGFEVNCFDDLKAEDLLMTIHMVSTSSHIDADCFLCVFLTHGEGNHIYAYDAKIDIQKLTAMFKGDKCQTLVGKPKIFVIQACRGDQHDIPVIPLDVVDHLSDKVDVNETEVDAASVYTLPAGADFLMCYSVAEGYYSHRETVHGSWYIQDLCEMLEKYGSSLEFTELLTLVNRKVSQRRVDFCKDPNAIGKKQVPCFASMLTKKLYLFPKPK is encoded by the coding sequence ATGACCACCCGGGACGCGTGCGGCAGGGACTTCTCGGCCCCAGGAGATGCTGAGCAGAATGCAACAGAAATAGACGCCTTCTTTAAAAGCAAACCCCTGGACCCAGCAGAACAGTACAAGATGGACCACAAGAGGAGAGGCGTGGCTTTGATCTTCAACCACGAGCGCTTCTTCTGGCACCTGACCTTGCCTGAGAGACGGGGCACACGGGCCGACAGGGACAACCTGCGGCAGAGGCTCTCGGATCTGGGCTTCGAAGTGAATTGCTTTGATGACCTCAAAGCCGAAGACCTGCTGATGACCATTCATATGGTGTCCACCTCTAGCCACATAGATGCCGATTGCTTCCTGTGTGTGTTCCTGACACACGGGGAAGGAAACCACATCTACGCCTACGATGCCAAAATCGATATCCAGAAGCTGACCGCCATGTTTAAAGGAGACAAATGCCAGACCTTGGTTGGGAAACCCAAGATATTTGTCATCCAGGCCTGTCGAGGAGACCAGCACGATATTCCGGTCATTCCTCTGGACGTGGTCGACCATCTGTCGGACAAGGTGGACGTCAATGAAACAGAAGTGGACGCTGCCTCCGTTTATACCCTCCCGGCTGGAGCTGACTTCCTCATGTGCTATTCAGTGGCAGAAGGTTATTACTCTCACCGGGAGACAGTGCATGGTTCCTGGTACATTCAGGATTTGTGTGAGATGCTGGAAAAATACGGCTCCTCCTTAGAGTTTACGGAACTCCTTACCCTGGTGAATAGGAAAGTTTCCCAGCGCAGAGTGGACTTCTGCAAGGACCCCAACGCCATTGGGAAAAAGCAGGTCCCTTGTTTTGCCTCCATGCTGACCAAAAAGCTCTATCTCTTTCCAAAGCCTAAGTAA